The following are from one region of the Nymphaea colorata isolate Beijing-Zhang1983 chromosome 7, ASM883128v2, whole genome shotgun sequence genome:
- the LOC116257792 gene encoding uncharacterized protein LOC116257792 isoform X1, whose translation MEVDEIARTVPLVRQRTPAMEDDIARVVSFFTPRIPATTGSRTRIFLLLAIALAILIFSFFFVAFFLAKLPSLSDAEDSSILHQVPEGHVGTYWRGGALLNTITSPGFHVKLPITRYEPIQVTIQTDQVKDIPCGTKGGVMINFEKIEVVNRLRKEYVYETLMNYGVKYDMTWIYDKIHHEINQFCSAHTLQQVYVDMFDQIDDKMKAALQGDCTRYAPGIEIISVRITKPMIPDSIRRNYEQMEEERTKVLIAIERQKVAEKEAETLKMIALTEAEKNAQVSKIMMEQKLMEKDSLKRQEQIENEIYIDRQKSLADADYYRMLKEAEGNKLKLTPQYLELRFIEAIANNSKVFFGDRIPSMVFDQRLIGNFLSDFKNRDNSQP comes from the exons ATGGAGGTTGATGAGATCGCACGTACCGTTCCTCTTGTTAGACAGAGAACCCCGGCGATGGAGGACGACATCGCGCGTGTTGTTTCCTTCTTCACGCCCAGAATCCCTGCAACTACCGGCAGCAGAACACGCATCTTCCTCTTATTAGCCATTGCTCTTGCCATCCTcatcttcagcttcttcttcgTTGCCTTCTTTctg GCCAAACTGCCGTCACTGTCAGATGCTGAAGATTCTTCAATTTTGCATCAAGTTCCAGAAGGTCATGTCGGCACATATTGGAGAGGCGGTGCACTTCTTAACACAATCACATCTCCAG GCTTTCATGTGAAGCTGCCTATCACCCGTTACGAACCCATTCAAGTGACCATTCAAACAGATCAG GTAAAAGATATTCCATGTGGTACAAAAGGGGGAGTTATGATCAATTTTGAGAAGATTGAG GTTGTTAATCGTCTTCGGAAAGAATATGTCTATGAAACGTTGATGAACTATGGAGTAAAGTATGATATGACATGGATATATGATAAGATTCATCATGAGATCAACCAATTTTGCAGTGCGCATACATTGCAACAAGTTTATGTTGACATGTTTGATCAA attgatgacaaaatgaaagcTGCACTTCAAGGTGATTGCACACGTTATGCTCCAGGTATTGAAATTATTAGCGTTCGTATAACAAAACCAATGATTCCTGATAGCATAAGAAGGAATTATGAGCAAATGGAAGAAGAACGCACTAAG GTGCTCATTGCTATAGAGAGGCAAAAAGTTGCTGAGAAAGAAGCTGAAACACTGAAAATGATAGCTCTAACAGAAGCAGAAAAAAATGCACAAGTTAGTAAAATTATGATGGAGCAAAAGCTAATGGAGAAGGATAGTTTGAAGAGACAAGAACAAATTGAGAATGAAATATATATAGACCGCCAAAAGAGCCTAGCAGATGCTGATTATTACAG AATGTTAAAAGAAGCAGAGGGGAACAAGTTGAAACTTACTCCTCAATATCTAGAACTCCGATTCATCGAAGCTATTGCAAATAATTCAAAAGTATTTTTTGGAGACCGG ATTCCAAGTATGGTGTTTGACCAAAGGTTAATTGGAAATTTTCTAAGTGACTTTAAGAACAGGGATAATTCACAACCATGA
- the LOC116257792 gene encoding uncharacterized protein LOC116257792 isoform X2: protein MEVDEIARTVPLVRQRTPAMEDDIARVVSFFTPRIPATTGSRTRIFLLLAIALAILIFSFFFVAFFLAKLPSLSDAEDSSILHQVPEGHVGTYWRGGALLNTITSPGFHVKLPITRYEPIQVTIQTDQVVNRLRKEYVYETLMNYGVKYDMTWIYDKIHHEINQFCSAHTLQQVYVDMFDQIDDKMKAALQGDCTRYAPGIEIISVRITKPMIPDSIRRNYEQMEEERTKVLIAIERQKVAEKEAETLKMIALTEAEKNAQVSKIMMEQKLMEKDSLKRQEQIENEIYIDRQKSLADADYYRMLKEAEGNKLKLTPQYLELRFIEAIANNSKVFFGDRIPSMVFDQRLIGNFLSDFKNRDNSQP from the exons ATGGAGGTTGATGAGATCGCACGTACCGTTCCTCTTGTTAGACAGAGAACCCCGGCGATGGAGGACGACATCGCGCGTGTTGTTTCCTTCTTCACGCCCAGAATCCCTGCAACTACCGGCAGCAGAACACGCATCTTCCTCTTATTAGCCATTGCTCTTGCCATCCTcatcttcagcttcttcttcgTTGCCTTCTTTctg GCCAAACTGCCGTCACTGTCAGATGCTGAAGATTCTTCAATTTTGCATCAAGTTCCAGAAGGTCATGTCGGCACATATTGGAGAGGCGGTGCACTTCTTAACACAATCACATCTCCAG GCTTTCATGTGAAGCTGCCTATCACCCGTTACGAACCCATTCAAGTGACCATTCAAACAGATCAG GTTGTTAATCGTCTTCGGAAAGAATATGTCTATGAAACGTTGATGAACTATGGAGTAAAGTATGATATGACATGGATATATGATAAGATTCATCATGAGATCAACCAATTTTGCAGTGCGCATACATTGCAACAAGTTTATGTTGACATGTTTGATCAA attgatgacaaaatgaaagcTGCACTTCAAGGTGATTGCACACGTTATGCTCCAGGTATTGAAATTATTAGCGTTCGTATAACAAAACCAATGATTCCTGATAGCATAAGAAGGAATTATGAGCAAATGGAAGAAGAACGCACTAAG GTGCTCATTGCTATAGAGAGGCAAAAAGTTGCTGAGAAAGAAGCTGAAACACTGAAAATGATAGCTCTAACAGAAGCAGAAAAAAATGCACAAGTTAGTAAAATTATGATGGAGCAAAAGCTAATGGAGAAGGATAGTTTGAAGAGACAAGAACAAATTGAGAATGAAATATATATAGACCGCCAAAAGAGCCTAGCAGATGCTGATTATTACAG AATGTTAAAAGAAGCAGAGGGGAACAAGTTGAAACTTACTCCTCAATATCTAGAACTCCGATTCATCGAAGCTATTGCAAATAATTCAAAAGTATTTTTTGGAGACCGG ATTCCAAGTATGGTGTTTGACCAAAGGTTAATTGGAAATTTTCTAAGTGACTTTAAGAACAGGGATAATTCACAACCATGA
- the LOC116257901 gene encoding pentatricopeptide repeat-containing protein At3g20730, with protein sequence MRGHPSSFCKRLLHSKGWIPTKNFSRSNVNLLTKLSISDRRNGDAKSVREAFDEVPRRDVIAWSALISRYSRQGHSREAVNEFVLMNRRGVDANQFTYGSVLRACTHLDFLQEGEMVHCCIMKRGYYQNLFVQSALVDLHLKCGRVEDALYVFDKMSERDLVSWNTMVGGFAAKGFGAGAVQLFQLMLREGFCPDRYSFASVLKRGCSHGIEGVRVIHGLTIKFGCDSNDIVCGALIDAYAKSGSLGDAKLVYHSMEVEDLVSLTALVTGYVHGRKNGVVAMEMFSDIHRRGMRIDGILLCSVLSICADVAAFDMGRQIHALLWKIQSNHDTALANALVDMYSKCGAIEDADQVFNEMAERNVISWTCLITGYGKNGLENEAIGLFQRMERSGIKPNDVTFLGVLCACSHGGMASIGQQLFDSMMNAYGIQPREEHYACVVDLLARSGCIKEAYEFVCNMPIRPTASLWGSLLGACILHQDAVVGEKASRHLIAMEPANSTSYIVVANIYKSLGLWEKAEEARRLMKERGLSKEPGWSLSYLVKEPRFLEQLV encoded by the coding sequence aTGAGAGGACATCCATCTTCCTTCTGTAAGCGTCTTCTGCACAGTAAAGGATGGATCCCCACAAAAAATTTCAGTAGATCGAACGTGAATTTGTTGACCAAGCTCTCTATATCTGACCGTAGAAACGGGGACGCGAAATCTGTACGCGAGGCGTTCGATGAAGTGCCTAGACGAGATGTGATCGCGTGGAGTGCATTGATTTCGAGGTACTCTCGACAGGGGCACTCCAGAGAAGCAGTGAACGAGTTCGTGCTGATGAATAGAAGGGGCGTCGACGCCAATCAGTTTACTTATGGTAGCGTTCTTAGAGCATGCACCCATTTGGACTTCCTGCAAGAAGGAGAAATGGTTCATTGTTGTATCATGAAGAGAGGATATTATCAGAATCTTTTTGTGCAGAGCGCTCTTGTTGATTTGCACTTGAAATGTGGGAGAGTGGAAGATGCGTTGTACGTGTTTGACAAGATGTCCGAGCGAGATCTCGTGTCATGGAACACGATGGTTGGAGGATTTGCAGCAAAAGGTTTTGGAGCGGGGGCAGTCCAACTGTTCCAGTTGATGTTGAGGGAGGGATTTTGTCCGGACAGGTACTCGTTTGCGAGTGTTCTGAAGAGAGGTTGCAGTCATGGGATTGAGGGTGTCAGAGTGATTCACGGGTTGACTATCAAGTTTGGATGTGATTCAAACGACATTGTTTGTGGCGCTCTAATAGATGCGTATGCCAAAAGTGGGAGTTTAGGAGATGCTAAGCTTGTGTACCATTCCATGGAAGTGGAAGACTTGGTTTCGTTAACTGCTTTGGTAACTGGATATGTGCATGGCAGAAAGAATGGTGTTGTAGCAATGGAGATGTTCAGTGACATCCATAGGAGAGGGATGAGAATTGATGGCATCTTGCTCTGCTCAGTTCTTAGCATATGTGCAGATGTAGCAGCTTTTGACATGGGGAGGCAAATTCATGCTCTTCTATGGAAAATTCAGTCTAATCACGATACTGCATTAGCAAACGCCTTGGTTGACATGTATTCAAAGTGTGGAGCAATTGAAGATGCAGATCAGGTTTTCAATGAGATGGCAGAGAGAAATGTGATCTCTTGGACTTGTTTGATCACTGGATATGGGAAGAACGGTCTGGAAAATGAGGCTATTGGGCTTTTCCAACGTATGGAGAGAAGCGGTATAAAGCCCAACGATGTGACCTTTCTGGGTGTCCTTTGCGCTTGCAGTCATGGCGGGATGGCAAGCATAGGACAGCAGTTGTTTGATTCCATGATGAATGCCTATGGTATCCAACCAAGAGAAGAACATTACGCTTGTGTTGTTGATCTCCTTGCGCGCTCTGGATGTATTAAAGAGGCATATGAATTTGTTTGCAATATGCCCATCAGGCCTACAGCTTCCCTGTGGGGGTCACTTCTTGGAGCTTGCATATTGCACCAAGATGCAGTCGTAGGAGAGAAAGCTTCTAGGCATTTGATTGCCATGGAACCTGCCAATTCAACTAGTTACATAGTAGTTGCCAACATATATAAATCTTTGGGTCTGTGGGAGAAGGCAGAAGAGGCAAGGAGATTGATGAAAGAAAGGGGTCTAAGTAAGGAACCTGGATGGAGTTTGAGTTATTTGGTGAAGGAGCCCCGTTTCTTGGAGCAGCTTGTCTGA
- the LOC116257902 gene encoding uncharacterized protein LOC116257902, whose product MESENFQIFVESFIPGTRRRALEVSPNQTLRDLKLALLPLSETLDSFYFSLNGKSLGDLSSLSDASVRRFSTLFLRLRALGGGGDGGATGAESRDCYLNMYATKKPDKVDPNETRLSMWTTCRLSGEPLKPPCVIDQLGNVFNKEALVEALLGKKLPKEFGHIRGLRDMITIRLAEIPGVEFDDATFNTRFQCPISGLEFNGKYKFFALRGCGHVLSAKAVKEVQSTACLVCHRDFVELDKIVINGDEEEVKALRLRMEEEKNKLREKKEKKGRNGEAGNNGVENVVKCAGNVDVVCDVSLPVSSNKKKAETNGKIASAGDTGKGSDVPTKRLKTTIRTPANATKEVYESIFTSSKKSNFKETYSCRSLPLGRN is encoded by the coding sequence ATGGAGTCGGAAAATTTCCAGATCTTCGTCGAGTCTTTTATCCCTGGAACCCGTCGCCGAGCTCTCGAGGTAAGCCCTAACCAGACTCTCCGGGATCTCAAACTCGCCCTTCTCCCGCTTTCAGAAACCCTAGACTCCTTCTACTTCTCGCTTAATGGAAAATCGCTGGGTGATTTGTCTTCGCTCTCGGACGCTTCCGTTCGCCGGTTCTCGACCCTGTTTCTCCGGCTCAGGGCTCTCGGAGGAGGAGGCGATGGTGGCGCCACCGGCGCCGAGTCCCGGGATTGCTACCTCAACATGTATGCTACGAAGAAACCGGATAAGGTTGACCCAAATGAGACCCGGCTGTCGATGTGGACTACCTGCCGCCTGTCCGGCGAGCCGCTGAAGCCGCCGTGCGTGATCGATCAGCTAGGAAACGTGTTCAACAAGGAGGCGCTGGTTGAGGCACTCTTGGGGAAGAAGTTACCGAAGGAATTTGGGCATATTAGGGGTTTGAGGGACATGATCACGATCCGTCTTGCGGAGATTCCCGGTGTGGAATTCGACGACGCGACTTTCAACACTAGGTTTCAGTGTCCGATCTCTGGTCTTGAGTTCAATGGGAAGTATAAGTTCTTTGCCCTCCGGGGCTGCGGTCACGTTCTCAGTGCCAAGGCGGTCAAGGAGGTCCAGTCCACTGCGTGCCTTGTTTGTCATCGGGATTTCGTTGAGTTGGACAAGATTGTGATTAATGGGGATGAGGAGGAAGTTAAGGCCTTGAGGTTGCGGatggaagaggagaagaataaattgagggagaagaaggagaagaaggggagAAATGGGGAGGCAGGAAATAACGGTGTAGAGAATGTGGTGAAGTGTGCAGGCAATGTTGATGTGGTGTGCGATGTCTCCTTGCCTGTTTCATCTAACAAAAAGAAGGCTGAAACGAATGGGAAGATCGCGTCTGCGGGAGACACAGGAAAGGGCTCGGATGTGCCGACAAAGCGATTAAAAACAACAATTAGAACACCTGCAAATGCGACAAAGGAAGTATACGAGTCTATTTTTACATCTTCGAAGAAGTCGAACTTCAAAGAGACGTATTCTTGCAGATCTCTTCCGCTTGGTAGGAACTAA
- the LOC116257696 gene encoding receptor-like protein 48 yields MGYDSPLAALPSFLPRNSSSFFFLFMSLLIISAPAYASKDSAPLCLSNQSAALLQFKQDIALQPSRLSSWKKGTNCCHWEGVTCDKTGFPTALQISSVSNWSFYSNWPFYNSSKLDPSLFELSHLRVLDLSHNGFGGEIPKRLGELTHLTHLDLSYCLFEGAVPMEISQLSRLVYLSLSGYNLLLENNRFTNLVRGLSSLQHLALDYIRMGSKSVSVITMPSLPGLQTLSLRKCNISGILDESILQLRSLAYMNLSQNELFYIPEFFQNFTSLRVLKLEESFIRSFPSGIFLLPELEILDVLGNDDLVVSLPSKAIPSSSNIQYLGLSPAKLHGDLVVLSNLTKLTHLYLRGCANNGSLPSTWASDRLVEVDLSSNNLKGSIPEGFCSSSLTTLSLGGNFLSGTIPSCLFNLPTLEYLDLSGNQLTGGISAAIVNLPSLKRLMLSSNMLTGSIPSSLLNLPSLELLDLANNRFNGSVPNFFNQLPKLNFLLLENNCFSGIIPSSISTLSALIKADLSSNCFNGTMDLSPFMSLRNLQILDLSNNKGLTELEPPNSSYSYVGYLQFLALNLSSCNIDSFPPFPQKVNLGTLDLSNNRVRGKVPSWLWRNFYLVTLLLNHNNIDGFEAVNGSSLQNSQIRYFSALNNRIVGEIPTFICNWTKLEALDISNNVLTSTIPKCLCSLPLRVLNLAENHLQGQVPPMNDTLELVSLGNNLLSGKIGPRAFHNCINLVVLDLGNNQFNDTFPSWLSSFPKLKVLVLRANHLHGPITLSGSGEAFSSLHILDISGNHLSGSLPQELFTSLKDMMVNESKWNGYLTSRLGYYTVSVVQTFKGTTMVIPEISNTMFIIDLSSNMFCDRIPDEIGMLKGLVLLNISNNNLSGTIPESLGNVQWIEALDLSNNHLSGGVPVELSNLTFLEVLNLSYNDLHGSIPQGKQFSTFDESSFEGNPGLCGSQVHRSCSGGRDNDGVRQQAFVNRRGNEDQRKKWEWIGALGIGFAIGLFMITLPTLLIEGFSNWYWNLIDRVAEFLMQGFLYKSFKFKPSRNAR; encoded by the coding sequence ATGGGATATGATTCGCCCCTTGCTGCCTTGCCATCATTCCTGCCACGcaactcctcctccttcttctttcttttcatgagtcTCCTGATCATCAGTGCCCCGGCTTATGCTTCTAAGGATTCAGCGCCTTTGTGCCTCTCTAACCAGAGTGCCGCCCTCCTCCAATTCAAGCAAGATATTGCCCTTCAGCCCAGCAGGCTGAGCTCGTGGAAGAAGGGGACAAACTGCTGCCACTGGGAAGGCGTTACCTGCGACAAAACTGGCTTCCCTACTGCACTGCAAATATCCAGTGTTTCCAATTGGTCTTTCTACTCCAACTGGCCTTTCTACAACAGTAGTAAGCTCGACCCTTCTTTATTCGAACTTTCACATCTTCGGGTTCTTGATCTTAGCCACAATGGATTCGGTGGTGAAATCCCAAAGAGGCTCGGGGAACTCACTCACTTGACTCACCTTGACTTGTCGTACTGTTTATTCGAAGGAGCGGTTCCAATGGAGATCTCGCAACTTTCAAGGCTGGTCTATCTTAGTCTCTCTGGATATAACTTACTACTCGAGAACAATAGATTTACCAATCTTGTAAGAGGGTTAAGCAGTTTGCAGCACCTCGCCCTCGATTACATCCGCATGGGCAGCAAAAGCGTGAGTGTGATTACGATGCCGTCCCTTCCAGGTTTGCAAACCCTCAGCCTAAGGAAGTGTAATATCTCTGGCATTTTGGATGAATCCATTCTCCAACTGCGCTCCCTCGCTTACATGAATCTGAGTCAGAACGAATTGTTCTACATACCAGAGTTCTTTCAGAATTTCACCTCCTTACGGGTTCTCAAGTTGGAAGAAAGTTTTATCCGTAGCTTTCCTTCAGGCATTTTTCTACTGCCAGAATTAGAGATTCTAGATGTCTTAGGTAATGATGATTTGGTTGTGTCTCTACCCTCAAAAGCTATTCCATCAAGTAGCAACATTCAGTATCTGGGTCTAAGTCCTGCGAAACTGCATGGTGACCTTGTGGTGCTCTCGAATCTCACCAAATTGACGCACTTGTACCTACGTGGATGTGCAAATAATGGAAGCCTTCCATCAACTTGGGCCTCAGATAGACTAGTCGAAGTGGATCTCTCATCCAACAATCTGAAAGGTTCTATTCCTGAAGGTTTCTGTTCATCCAGCCTCACTACCCTAAGCCTTGGGGGCAACTTCTTAAGTGGGACGATTCCATCTTGCCTTTTCAACCTACCCACTCTAGAGTACCTTGACCTCTCTGGCAACCAATTGACTGGGGGCATCTCTGCAGCCATTGTAAATCTCCCTTCACTAAAAAGACTAATGCTCTCCAGCAACATGCTAACCGGAAGCATCCCCTCTTCTCTTCTCAACCTCCCCTCCTTAGAACTTCTGGATCTTGCAAATAACAGATTCAATGGTTCGGTTCCCAACTTCTTTAATCAGCTTCCGAAGTTGAACTTTTTGCTTCTAGAGAACAATTGCTTTAGTGGCATCATCCCTTCCTCAATTAGCACCCTTTCTGCATTGATCAAAGCTGACCTTTCCTCCAACTGTTTTAATGGGACTATGGATCTCTCCCCATTCATGAGCTTGCGAAACCTCCAAATATTGGATCTTTCCAACAATAAGGGACTGACAGAACTGGAACCGCCAAATTCTAGCTACTCTTATGTTGGCTATTTGCAATTTCTCGCATTGAACTTAAGTTCATGCAACATCGACAGCTTTCCCCCATTCCCTCAGAAAGTAAATCTTGGTACCCTGGACCTTTCTAATAATAGGGTGAGAGGGAAGGTACCATCTTGGTTATGGAGGAATTTTTATCTGGTAACTCTACTTCTGAATCATAATAACATAGATGGATTTGAAGCAGTCAACGGTAGTAGCTTGCAGAATTCCCAAATTAGATACTTCTCTGCCCTCAACAATCGTATTGTTGGAGAGATCCCGACCTTCATTTGCAATTGGACTAAGCTCGAGGCACTGGATATTTCAAACAATGTTCTCACCAGCACCATACCAAAGTGTCTTTGCAGCCTTCCTCTGAGGGTCTTGAATCTTGCAGAAAATCATTTGCAAGGTCAAGTTCCACCCATGAATGACACTTTGGAACTCGTCAGCCTCGGCAACAACTTATTGAGTGGGAAAATTGGTCCGAGGGCTTTCCACAATTGCATAAATTTGGTGGTTTTGGATCTGGGGAATAATCAGTTCAATGACACATTTCCCTCTTGGTTGAGCAGTTTTCCCAAATTGAAAGTGCTGGTTTTGAGGGCCAACCATCTCCATGGACCCATCACACTTTCTGGTTCAGGAGAAGCCTTTTCCTCTCTCCATATCTTGGATATCTCTGGCAACCATTTATCAGGGTCTCTTCCACAGGAATTGTTTACAAGTTTAAAAGATATGATGGTGAATGAATCAAAATGGAATGGTTATCTCACCTCTAGGCTTGGCTATTATACGGTTTCAGTGGTGCAAACCTTCAAGGGAACGACTATGGTGATTCCAGAGATTAGCAACACCATGTTCATCATCGACCTGTCTAGCAATATGTTCTGTGACAGAATTCCAGATGAGATTGGAATGTTGAAGGGCTTAGTCTTACTGAACATCTCCAACAACAATCTGAGTGGCACCATTCCAGAATCACTTGGAAACGTGCAATGGATCGAAGCATTGGATCTTTCTAATAATCACTTGTCTGGAGGTGTACCGGTGGAACTCTCTAATCTTACATTTCTTGAAGTGTTAAACTTGTCATACAATGATTTGCATGGAAGCATACCGCAAGGAAAGCAGTTCAGTACTTTTGATGAATCTTCTTTTGAGGGAAACCCTGGCCTTTGTGGGTCACAAGTGCATCGGTCGTGCTCTGGAGGAAGAGATAATGATGGTGTTCGTCAACAAGCATTTGTTAACAGGAGAGGAAATGAAGATCAGAGAAAAAAATGGGAGTGGATTGGAGCGTTGGGTATTGGATTTGCCATTGGACTTTTCATGATAACTCTACCCACCTTGTTGATCGAAGGATTTAGCAACTGGTATTGGAATTTAATCGACAGAGTGGCCGAATTTCTCATGCAAGGTTTCCTCTATAAATCTTTCAAGTTCAAGCCTTCACGTAATGCTAGGTAG